In the genome of Candidatus Nitrosotenuis sp. DW1, one region contains:
- a CDS encoding prepilin peptidase gives MNEFEIIRAAITIGMMSVATYWDVKTRYVDDRVWVFGLGSFAAISAVFVFVFETSIQELIGPLNIIGMMSGVGIAFAGWIMKFNGMGYATGDFFGLLSLSVILPKFDGVVIPILTIMFASVLCIMITIILNLKINIKSKNFFSEFDEPAYKKILAYFIIHKKIENENFTFPAEITVNGKRKFQFRHDPDTQEFSSDAKETYVCTTAPMMPHILAGLGCAITVALVL, from the coding sequence ATGAATGAATTCGAAATCATTCGAGCAGCAATTACAATTGGAATGATGTCTGTTGCCACATATTGGGATGTAAAAACGAGGTATGTTGATGACAGAGTGTGGGTCTTTGGCCTTGGCTCTTTTGCAGCAATATCGGCAGTTTTCGTTTTCGTATTTGAAACAAGCATTCAGGAATTAATCGGTCCTCTAAACATAATTGGCATGATGTCAGGCGTCGGAATTGCGTTTGCTGGATGGATTATGAAATTCAACGGAATGGGATATGCCACGGGTGATTTCTTTGGCTTGTTATCCCTTTCGGTCATTTTGCCAAAATTTGATGGAGTCGTAATTCCAATACTGACCATCATGTTTGCATCCGTACTTTGCATCATGATCACAATTATTCTTAATCTGAAAATCAATATAAAATCAAAGAATTTTTTTTCAGAGTTTGACGAACCAGCATACAAGAAAATTTTAGCTTATTTCATAATACACAAAAAAATTGAAAATGAAAACTTTACATTTCCTGCAGAGATCACTGTTAATGGAAAACGAAAGTTTCAATTCAGGCATGATCCAGACACTCAAGAATTTTCCTCAGACGCAAAAGAAACCTATGTTTGCACGACTGCCCCCATGATGCCACACATACTTGCAGGGTTGGGTTGCGCCATCACAGTGGCCTTGGTGCTATAA
- a CDS encoding MFS transporter has translation MIQIGISNLVRGATFFEHAGISIVYVFMPILAKSLTSSVFEVGITVATFFFAQIMSSLYFGRISDKRGKRLIFIQIGFIGSAIAFGLHYFADNSFYLLLARLGAGIASGMIVPAMLAYTYESGKDKAKVASIISFHALGWLAGIVAAGIANNEKTIFLISAGFFLVGLALSSRLPNYTMPREIGKGTTIAVIAKNKHLFLSLLLRHIGATSVWTILPLVLTETFHAKLYEVSLVYVANTATAFVLMNLMASKIKTKNTTKFKIGVGLTVFVFLGMALMTSWWMAIPSMALVGITWAFLYIGGSIHLMENNPKSTSTGIFNSTIAIANVIGPVIAGALAFYYNNVSVMYFAVGICIVAFLISLKIKN, from the coding sequence ATGATACAAATTGGAATCAGCAACCTAGTCCGGGGAGCCACGTTTTTCGAGCATGCAGGAATATCCATCGTTTATGTTTTCATGCCAATTCTAGCAAAGAGCCTCACAAGTTCTGTCTTTGAGGTAGGGATTACAGTTGCCACGTTTTTCTTTGCACAGATCATGTCCAGTTTGTATTTTGGAAGAATTTCAGACAAACGTGGAAAAAGACTGATTTTCATCCAGATCGGATTTATCGGCTCAGCCATTGCCTTTGGGCTACATTATTTTGCAGACAATTCGTTTTACTTACTTTTAGCGCGACTGGGGGCAGGAATAGCAAGTGGAATGATCGTTCCAGCAATGCTTGCATACACGTACGAGTCAGGCAAAGACAAGGCAAAGGTTGCATCAATCATATCGTTTCATGCACTTGGATGGCTTGCAGGAATAGTTGCTGCTGGAATTGCAAACAATGAAAAGACAATATTTCTCATAAGTGCCGGTTTCTTTTTGGTAGGACTTGCGCTGTCGTCAAGACTTCCAAACTATACCATGCCGAGAGAAATTGGGAAGGGAACAACGATAGCAGTCATTGCAAAAAACAAGCACCTGTTTTTGTCTTTACTTCTCAGACACATCGGCGCAACATCAGTTTGGACCATTCTACCGCTTGTTTTGACTGAAACTTTTCACGCCAAGCTATATGAGGTATCATTGGTGTACGTAGCAAATACTGCAACAGCGTTCGTTTTAATGAATTTGATGGCCTCAAAAATAAAAACAAAAAACACAACCAAATTCAAAATAGGAGTAGGCCTCACAGTGTTTGTATTTTTAGGAATGGCACTAATGACTAGCTGGTGGATGGCAATTCCATCCATGGCATTAGTAGGCATCACATGGGCATTTCTGTACATTGGTGGGAGCATTCACCTAATGGAAAATAACCCAAAATCCACATCCACTGGAATTTTCAATTCCACAATAGCCATAGCAAATGTGATCGGACCAGTCATTGCAGGCGCACTTGCGTTTTACTATAACAATGTCTCTGTGATGTATTTTGCAGTTGGAATTTGTATTGTTGCGTTTTTGATTTCTTTAAAAATTAAAAATTAA
- a CDS encoding ABC transporter ATP-binding protein produces MAKLEAKNIVKYFDHDGQPLKALGGINLTVDEGDFICLVGPSGCGKSTFLRIVAGLQKPEEGQILLDGRPIINTGPDRILVFQEGALFPWLKVQDNVEFGLKIAGIPDSERHEISKRYLEMMDLTKFANSYTYQLSTGMRQRVAIARALVMDPEVLLMDEPFAALDAQTRDTLLVEMQMIWQKTKKTIIFVTHSVSEATVLGNKVAVFTHRPSTIKKIFSIENKRPRLSEDETLMKYQQEILAELRPEVKSKGDGE; encoded by the coding sequence GTGGCAAAACTAGAAGCAAAAAACATTGTCAAGTACTTTGATCATGACGGGCAGCCGCTAAAGGCACTTGGCGGCATAAATCTCACCGTGGATGAGGGAGATTTCATTTGTTTGGTTGGGCCGTCTGGATGTGGCAAGTCCACCTTTCTTAGGATAGTGGCAGGACTGCAAAAGCCAGAAGAAGGGCAAATCCTACTTGATGGTCGCCCGATTATCAATACCGGGCCTGATAGAATTCTGGTGTTCCAAGAAGGTGCGTTATTTCCGTGGCTCAAGGTGCAAGACAACGTGGAATTTGGATTAAAAATTGCGGGCATTCCAGACTCTGAGAGACATGAAATCTCCAAGCGCTACTTGGAGATGATGGATTTGACAAAATTTGCAAATTCGTATACATATCAACTGTCTACTGGGATGAGACAAAGGGTGGCAATTGCCAGGGCGCTAGTCATGGATCCAGAAGTATTGTTAATGGATGAGCCGTTTGCAGCGCTGGACGCACAGACTCGTGATACCCTTCTAGTTGAAATGCAAATGATCTGGCAAAAAACAAAAAAGACAATCATATTTGTGACTCATTCTGTCTCGGAAGCGACTGTCCTTGGAAACAAAGTTGCGGTGTTTACTCACCGACCGTCAACGATTAAAAAAATTTTTAGCATAGAAAACAAAAGACCGCGCCTTTCAGAAGACGAAACCCTGATGAAATACCAGCAGGAAATACTTGCCGAACTGCGACCCGAAGTAAAATCAAAGGGAGATGGGGAATGA
- a CDS encoding cyclin family protein, which yields MSFAFYESTSNVCSSFQKIPKSALDETRKIPRITCKHRSEDQIVTESEEIVCKACGVVLGIDDIPETSVDSTANLFQEIQPGCKPVKIEATMRIHEQKAALSSFSNACSKLKLPRHVSLDAWNMYSKLDKNTNFSTAEKASFALFVACRRHSIPKSDTEIQKSIKFAFSLSRTPTMFKVFSLVKITAKEKLKIKCDGDNYLNYYLNIYSNKVPQQKREEVRNMIIGLSTLKNKTPLENCHTVSRFVYNMASRESKEFVKIRKLVLSNENNNRHQKIKKEETEECR from the coding sequence ATGAGTTTTGCATTCTATGAATCCACATCAAATGTATGTTCGTCATTTCAAAAAATCCCCAAATCGGCATTAGACGAAACAAGAAAAATTCCAAGAATCACCTGTAAGCACAGATCCGAAGATCAGATAGTTACAGAGTCGGAGGAAATTGTTTGCAAGGCGTGTGGAGTGGTTTTAGGAATTGATGACATTCCAGAGACAAGTGTTGATAGTACCGCCAATCTATTTCAAGAGATTCAGCCGGGTTGCAAACCTGTAAAAATTGAGGCCACAATGAGAATTCACGAGCAAAAAGCAGCCTTGTCCAGCTTCTCAAATGCATGCAGTAAACTCAAACTGCCACGTCATGTTTCCCTCGATGCTTGGAATATGTATTCAAAACTCGATAAAAATACAAATTTCTCCACGGCAGAAAAGGCGTCCTTTGCGTTGTTTGTTGCGTGTAGGAGACATTCAATTCCAAAAAGTGACACAGAGATTCAAAAATCAATAAAATTTGCGTTTTCTCTTAGTCGAACACCAACAATGTTCAAAGTTTTTTCATTAGTAAAAATTACTGCCAAAGAAAAATTGAAAATAAAATGTGACGGAGACAACTATCTAAATTATTATCTCAACATATACTCCAATAAAGTTCCTCAACAAAAACGTGAAGAAGTTAGAAATATGATCATAGGATTAAGCACATTAAAAAACAAGACGCCGTTAGAAAATTGTCACACTGTTTCAAGATTTGTCTACAACATGGCATCTCGTGAAAGTAAAGAATTTGTAAAAATCAGAAAACTTGTTCTTTCTAATGAAAACAATAATCGGCATCAAAAAATAAAAAAAGAAGAAACAGAGGAGTGCAGATAA
- a CDS encoding helix-turn-helix domain-containing protein: MQFQGMREIQKQAFLLFTELGEKSRTEKVLSIVKKEENSITIRINDAELTNKIIDAYLDKDNRIILYNLRTPMTVTEIVKRSKLPQSSVYRKVDALVEQGLILFSGFDRDVKNGKGNHKGAMYEKTIHSISFNLKSDTHTTEITIEKRALQKCKPLYLLVSNTC; encoded by the coding sequence GTGCAATTCCAAGGAATGCGCGAAATACAAAAACAGGCTTTTCTGTTATTCACAGAACTAGGCGAGAAATCGCGTACAGAAAAAGTGCTTTCTATCGTAAAAAAAGAGGAAAACTCAATTACAATTAGGATTAATGACGCTGAATTAACAAATAAAATCATTGACGCGTACCTAGACAAAGACAATCGAATTATTCTTTACAACCTAAGAACACCCATGACAGTAACAGAAATTGTAAAAAGATCAAAACTTCCCCAGTCATCAGTATATAGGAAGGTAGACGCACTTGTTGAGCAAGGGCTAATTTTGTTTTCAGGTTTTGATAGAGACGTAAAGAATGGAAAGGGGAATCACAAAGGTGCAATGTATGAAAAAACAATCCATTCAATTAGCTTTAATCTAAAATCAGATACGCATACAACTGAGATCACTATTGAAAAACGGGCATTGCAGAAATGCAAGCCATTGTACCTATTGGTGTCCAACACATGTTAG
- a CDS encoding ABC transporter permease — translation MKANILAKKIAFFVGIVLVWQALDSANVWPDNIFPSPLEVGENLWYGASDGTLFFGIGTSLWRLAVGLVLAIVGGVTLGVFMARVETVNQTIGSIILGLQSIPSVAWSPLAIVWFGLTDAGIIFVTVAGAIFAVTINTYTGVKNINPDYIAAAQNMGARGGQLITKVLIPAAFPYMISGFKQGWAFAWRGVIGAELLFSFLGLGFLLNVGRQLSDVSQVIAMMLVIMIIGIVIDGLIFKKLEDKVMSRWGLR, via the coding sequence ATGAAGGCAAATATCTTGGCAAAGAAAATTGCGTTTTTTGTCGGAATTGTTCTTGTATGGCAGGCACTTGATTCTGCAAATGTGTGGCCAGACAATATCTTTCCATCGCCGCTTGAGGTTGGCGAGAATCTGTGGTATGGCGCATCTGATGGGACTCTGTTCTTTGGGATAGGAACTAGCCTCTGGAGGTTGGCAGTTGGCCTTGTACTGGCAATAGTGGGAGGAGTCACACTTGGCGTGTTTATGGCACGGGTGGAAACTGTAAACCAAACAATCGGCTCTATAATTTTGGGGTTGCAGTCGATTCCATCAGTCGCGTGGAGCCCTTTGGCAATAGTTTGGTTTGGACTGACAGATGCTGGGATAATTTTTGTTACGGTGGCAGGTGCAATATTTGCAGTCACCATAAACACGTACACTGGTGTGAAAAACATCAATCCTGACTATATCGCAGCGGCACAAAACATGGGTGCAAGGGGTGGCCAACTAATAACAAAGGTGCTGATCCCTGCTGCATTTCCGTACATGATTTCCGGATTCAAGCAGGGTTGGGCATTTGCATGGAGGGGCGTGATCGGTGCAGAACTGCTGTTCTCGTTTTTAGGACTCGGATTTTTGCTAAATGTTGGCCGACAGCTCAGTGATGTCTCGCAGGTAATAGCGATGATGCTAGTCATAATGATTATTGGCATTGTAATTGATGGGCTTATCTTCAAAAAACTAGAAGACAAAGTCATGTCAAGATGGGGTTTGCGTTAG
- a CDS encoding ABC transporter substrate-binding protein, translating into MKILVYFGVAAAIITIAIVSMSLGQPESEENQVRLVFLANVNHAVPVVGLENGEFAEKLGNTTIKTRIVDSGPEVIEALFTKSADLAYLGPAPLVIGYVKSKTDDIRILAGATSGGASFVIQKNSAISAAADLDGKKIAAPFIGNTQDVSLRYYLAENNLKSKEKGGTVTIYNIANPEIYTLFAKGDIDAAWVPEPTATMLVEQLGGKRLFKEEDTWPDKKFASVLLVARTEFLEKHPDLVAKWIDAHTNTVNWINENPDETESIFIDFYKKHTGKKLSKDIVHGAFSNIMITSDPIQNSISIFAKRANDLGYLGRSGYNLDHIYYVDNKTRVASWQN; encoded by the coding sequence ATGAAAATTCTCGTCTATTTCGGTGTGGCAGCCGCGATAATTACAATTGCTATCGTATCAATGAGTCTGGGGCAGCCTGAATCAGAAGAGAACCAGGTCAGACTGGTATTTCTGGCAAATGTGAATCACGCAGTGCCTGTTGTGGGGCTGGAAAATGGCGAATTTGCAGAGAAATTGGGCAATACTACAATCAAAACAAGAATCGTGGACAGCGGCCCTGAGGTAATTGAGGCGCTTTTCACAAAGTCTGCTGATCTGGCATATTTGGGGCCTGCTCCGCTTGTAATTGGATATGTAAAGTCAAAGACTGATGATATCAGAATTCTGGCCGGCGCTACCAGTGGCGGGGCAAGCTTTGTCATACAAAAGAATTCTGCAATATCTGCTGCCGCTGATTTGGATGGAAAAAAGATTGCAGCACCATTTATTGGAAATACTCAGGATGTCTCTCTTCGATATTATCTTGCAGAAAACAATCTGAAATCTAAGGAAAAGGGCGGCACAGTCACCATCTACAACATTGCAAATCCTGAAATCTATACTTTGTTTGCAAAGGGCGATATAGATGCAGCATGGGTGCCTGAGCCAACTGCCACAATGCTAGTTGAGCAGCTTGGCGGAAAACGGCTGTTCAAAGAAGAAGACACGTGGCCTGATAAGAAATTTGCCTCCGTGTTGCTAGTTGCAAGAACCGAGTTTTTGGAGAAGCATCCTGACCTGGTGGCAAAATGGATTGATGCTCACACAAATACTGTAAACTGGATTAACGAAAACCCTGATGAGACTGAGTCTATATTTATCGACTTTTACAAAAAGCACACTGGAAAAAAACTATCTAAAGATATTGTCCATGGCGCATTTTCAAATATTATGATTACATCAGATCCGATCCAAAACTCGATTAGCATATTTGCAAAACGGGCTAACGATCTTGGCTATCTTGGCCGTTCTGGATATAATCTGGATCATATTTACTATGTTGATAACAAAACAAGGGTGGCATCGTGGCAAAACTAG